Proteins encoded by one window of Streptococcus sanguinis:
- a CDS encoding PrsW family intramembrane metalloprotease, with protein MKKNIVLFIFLLLSAIGLEYETQAYTTGSMSGTSYGIVGLSALLALLYIIPALLLIRQLGKKWQTPALSLGVALLGGLFISGWTSGLANTYIHEWVSTSFPNTLLSDLENAIAAPLVEEPLKLLAVAFAVYLVPVKKLKSFLMLGITAGMGFQISEDFSYILSDLPEGFSFTISGILGRITGGVASHWLYTALTTLGLALMLRYAKTQKNYFRVGLFYFLAAFVLHFFWNSPLTAIETDIPIIVPAMTALAVFIFYQAYRTAHKIDQEELEVE; from the coding sequence ATGAAGAAAAATATTGTTCTTTTCATTTTTCTCCTTCTGAGCGCGATTGGCTTAGAATACGAGACACAAGCCTATACCACAGGCAGTATGTCAGGCACTTCCTATGGGATAGTCGGACTATCAGCCCTCTTAGCCCTGCTCTATATCATCCCCGCCCTGCTCTTGATTCGCCAACTGGGTAAAAAATGGCAAACTCCTGCACTTAGCCTTGGGGTAGCTCTGCTAGGCGGCCTTTTCATTTCCGGCTGGACCTCTGGCTTAGCTAACACCTATATCCACGAGTGGGTCAGCACCAGCTTCCCAAATACTCTGCTCAGTGACCTAGAAAATGCTATCGCAGCTCCGCTGGTTGAAGAACCACTCAAGCTGTTGGCAGTTGCCTTCGCTGTCTACCTAGTCCCCGTCAAAAAGCTCAAATCCTTCTTGATGCTAGGGATTACAGCTGGCATGGGCTTTCAGATTAGTGAGGACTTCTCCTATATCCTCTCTGACCTGCCCGAAGGCTTCTCCTTCACTATCTCTGGTATCCTAGGACGCATCACTGGCGGTGTCGCCTCTCACTGGCTCTACACCGCCCTGACCACTCTCGGTCTGGCACTCATGCTGCGTTATGCCAAGACTCAGAAAAACTACTTCCGAGTGGGGCTCTTCTACTTCCTAGCAGCCTTCGTTCTCCACTTCTTCTGGAACTCACCTCTGACTGCTATCGAAACAGATATCCCAATCATTGTACCGGCTATGACGGCTCTGGCTGTCTTTATCTTTTACCAAGCCTACCGAACAGCCCATAAAATTGATCAGGAAGAATTGGAAGTGGAGTAA
- a CDS encoding phosphodiester glycosidase family protein, with protein sequence MKFLKKRYAYASIFGLLLIASFSYSMLKTFVIAETISTVSSTSSSSNAKAASKAAETATVTDTSYSDDNISVTLTKKTVSNTQVYIADVTVSSSEYLKTAFAQNTYGNNVTAKTSETAANNNAILAVNGDYYGANTTGYVIRNGVVYRDTVREDSSNGDLAIYKDGSFKIIYEDQISADQLVKDGVVNLLAFGPSLVENGEIAVDTNSEVGQSMSSNPRTAIGIIDENHYIIIVSDGRTSESEGLSLYQMAEIMKSYGVKTAYNLDGGGSSTLYFNGQVINKPTTNGNTISERSVSDIVYIGY encoded by the coding sequence ATGAAATTTTTAAAGAAACGCTATGCCTACGCCTCCATTTTCGGGCTGCTTCTGATAGCTTCTTTCAGCTACTCCATGCTGAAAACCTTTGTCATCGCAGAGACCATTTCCACGGTTTCAAGTACGAGTTCGTCGTCCAATGCCAAGGCTGCCAGCAAGGCTGCCGAAACAGCGACTGTGACGGATACCAGCTATTCAGACGACAACATCTCGGTTACGCTAACTAAAAAGACCGTCAGCAACACCCAAGTCTACATCGCTGATGTGACTGTCAGCTCATCGGAATACCTGAAAACAGCCTTTGCCCAAAACACTTACGGAAACAATGTCACAGCAAAGACCTCGGAAACGGCTGCCAACAACAATGCTATCCTAGCGGTTAACGGCGACTACTACGGGGCCAACACAACTGGCTATGTCATCCGCAATGGCGTCGTCTACCGCGATACCGTCCGAGAAGACTCCAGCAATGGGGATTTAGCTATTTACAAAGACGGATCCTTCAAGATTATCTATGAAGACCAAATCTCTGCTGATCAACTAGTCAAAGACGGTGTGGTCAATCTCTTGGCCTTCGGCCCATCTCTTGTAGAAAATGGTGAGATTGCCGTTGATACCAACTCCGAAGTCGGCCAGTCTATGTCTTCCAATCCCCGGACTGCTATCGGTATCATTGATGAAAACCACTACATCATCATCGTCTCAGACGGACGCACCTCAGAAAGCGAAGGGCTTTCCCTCTACCAAATGGCAGAAATTATGAAATCTTACGGTGTCAAGACCGCTTACAACCTTGATGGCGGCGGCTCCTCTACACTTTACTTTAACGGTCAGGTCATTAACAAGCCTACAACCAACGGAAATACTATCTCAGAAAGGTCGGTGAGTGATATTGTCTACATCGGTTACTAA
- a CDS encoding bifunctional glycosyltransferase family 2/GtrA family protein produces MDMDYLVIPAYEPDYNLIKLIKKIHHKSDFHIIVIDDGSSSKCQIVFEQAEQYATVLRHQVNQGKGQALKTAFTFIQTLKNYGTVVTADADGQHKAWDIFRVASKASENPNRLILGARAFTGKVPLRSRFGNSLTRALFKLQTGVGVSDTQTGLRAFTTNMIPFMLKVEGQRYEYEMNMLLEASKEYPILEVPIETVYINDNQGSHFRPIRDGLMIYKNIFKFALTSLSSFVVDYIVYALALLFLAAVPTSLRILLANGIARVTSSIFNYSTNKRLVFKNDDSILKTGTGYFSLAVVLFILDTLLIRLFYAVFGLNLLIVKIIVGILLFTVSWMVQKRFIFKERTHTAS; encoded by the coding sequence ATGGATATGGATTATCTAGTGATTCCGGCCTATGAGCCTGATTATAATCTTATTAAGCTGATAAAAAAAATTCACCATAAAAGTGATTTTCATATCATTGTTATCGATGACGGCAGCTCTTCCAAATGCCAGATAGTCTTTGAGCAGGCAGAGCAGTACGCGACCGTGCTCCGTCATCAGGTCAATCAAGGCAAGGGGCAAGCTCTGAAGACTGCTTTTACCTTTATCCAGACACTGAAGAACTATGGAACGGTTGTAACAGCAGATGCGGATGGCCAGCACAAGGCCTGGGATATTTTCCGTGTAGCGAGCAAGGCTTCTGAAAATCCTAATCGGCTGATTCTGGGAGCACGCGCCTTTACTGGCAAGGTGCCCCTACGCAGTCGCTTCGGTAACAGTCTGACTCGGGCTCTCTTCAAGCTTCAGACTGGCGTGGGTGTCTCCGATACTCAGACAGGCTTGCGAGCCTTTACGACCAACATGATTCCATTTATGCTAAAGGTAGAGGGCCAGCGCTATGAGTATGAAATGAACATGCTTTTAGAAGCTAGCAAGGAATATCCCATTTTGGAAGTGCCCATTGAGACGGTCTATATCAATGACAATCAAGGCTCGCACTTCCGACCAATTCGGGATGGCCTCATGATTTATAAAAATATTTTTAAATTCGCCCTGACTTCTCTCAGCAGCTTCGTCGTGGACTACATCGTCTACGCCCTGGCTCTCTTGTTTTTAGCTGCTGTGCCGACCAGCCTGAGAATTCTTCTCGCAAATGGGATTGCCCGCGTGACCAGCTCAATCTTTAACTATTCGACCAATAAAAGGCTAGTCTTTAAGAACGACGACAGTATACTCAAGACAGGAACTGGCTATTTCAGCCTAGCTGTAGTGCTCTTTATCCTAGACACACTGCTGATTCGCCTCTTCTACGCTGTCTTTGGTCTCAATCTTCTGATTGTCAAAATCATCGTCGGCATCTTGCTCTTTACCGTCTCTTGGATGGTGCAAAAGAGATTTATTTTTAAGGAAAGGACACACACCGCATCATGA